The following coding sequences lie in one Chanos chanos chromosome 4, fChaCha1.1, whole genome shotgun sequence genomic window:
- the sos2 gene encoding son of sevenless homolog 2 isoform X2, with protein sequence MQPQQAYDFSSEENSPKWRGLFVQALRKVQLQVHPNLSAKEDALQHIEELILQLLNMLCVAQPRTISDVEERIQKTFPYPIDKWAIADAQSAIEKRKRRNPLLLPVDKIHPLLKEVLGYKIDYHVSLYIVAVLEYISADILKLAGNYVGNIRHYEISQQDIKVSMCADKVLMDMFDQDEDMGLVAQGLEEPSSSGELTYDDLVRLEIAEERQYLRELDLIIKVFRQAFLSNGKLFSAQDVEIIFSNILDIHELTVKLLGLIEDAVEMTADGSPHPLVGSCFEDLAEEQAFDPYETLSQDILSKQFQEHFSNLMTRPTVALHFQSIADGFKEAVQYVLPQLMMVPVYHCLHYFELLQQLQERSQDQDDRECLKQAITALLNLQSSVERIYTKHQPRRKPGEPMHRLYSRHVRSKQLAIKRMNDIQKSIDGWEGKDIGQCCSEFILEGPLLRAGAKHERHNFLFDGLMISCKANQSSRLPGAGSAAEYRLKEKFVLRKYRIVDRDDTPETRHAFELVGREESCAVFCARSAEEKTNWMAALVTLQYRSTLERMLDAALHDEEQAQPLRLPSPEIYRFAVQDSEENIVFEERVQSKTGIPIIKAGTVVKLIERLTYHMYADPNFVRTFLTTYRSFCKPQELLTLLIERIDIPEPESTEADSQALWNGDQPMAELQRFRREYVQPVQLRVLNVFRQWVEHHFYDFENDPELRCRLEEYITSIIQFRGKSMRKWVESIHKIIKRKMQTQSNGISHNITFESPPPPIEWHISRVGQVETFDLMTLHPIEIARQLTLLESELYRAVRPSELVGSVWTKEDKEKNSPNLLRMIRHTTNLTLWFEKCIVEAENLEERVAVFTRIIEILQVFQELNNFNGVLEIVSAINSVPVYRLDHTFEAVPERKRKILEEAVELSQDHFKKYLAKLKSINPPCVPFFGIYLTNILKTEEGNPDFLKSHGKELINFSKRRKVAEITGEIQQYQNQPYCLKVESDIRRFFENLNPMGNMSEKEFSDYLFNKSLEIEPRNCKQPPRFPRKTQYPLKSPGIRPVRHTSTSGTLRCHPVPLEREPPHKITFRSIAETEPEISASASVPTSPNTPTPPQSASSDLSSVFMDHDLSSSYGNNSIFAPVLLPPSKSYSASCGSLHQLGDEPLKPPPLPPRRKDGFSEQNSRSDSPPAIPPRLPPPLPRIQPRVPVYNGPREGPLPTPPSSFPRDPLPDTPPPVPQRPPEIFINYPVNLQPSPVDRFQWEFSSLPSPPSTQPGTPSPRVPRRSCPVSGSQTSLCHLPLPNTAPPVPPRHNSSPQLPKLPPKTYKRELSQPPLHALSLVENADSSQ encoded by the exons GTGCAGCTGCAGGTGCACCCTAACCTGTCAGCTAAAGAGGATGCTCTGCAGCATATAGAGGAGCTGATCCTGCAACTACTCAACATGCTGTGTGTGGCACAGCCCCGCACCATCTCTGACGTggag gaaCGCATTCAGAAGACATTTCCATATCCCATTGATAAGTGGGCTATAGCAGATGCCCAGTCAGCCATTGAAAAACGCAAGAGAAGAAACCCTCTACTGCTACCTGTGGACAAAATACACCCCTTACTCAag GAGGTGCTGGGCTATAAGATTGACTACCATGTCTCCTTATATATCGTGGCCGTACTGGAGTATATATCAGCTGACATCCTCAAACTGGCCGGGAACTATGTGGGAAACATTCGCCACTACGAAATCAGTCAACAAGACATCAAAGTGTCCATGTGCGCAGACAAG GTCTTAATGGACATGTTTGACCAGGATGAGGACATGGGACTGGTCGCTCAGGGCTTGGAGGAGCCGTCCTCGTCAGGTGAGCTGACCTACGACGACCTGGTGCGGCTGGAGATCGCGGAGGAGCGACAGTACCTCCGAGAACTCGACCTCATCATCAAAGTGTTCCGCCAGGCGTTCCTGTCCAACGGCAAACTCTTCAGCGCGCAG gatgtgGAGATAATCTTTAGTAATATCTTGGACATCCATGAGCTGACGGTGAAGTTGCTGGGTCTGATAGAGGATGCTGTAGAGATGACTGCAGACGGCAGTCCTCATCCTTTGGTGGGCAGCTGCTTTGAAGACCTGGCAGAG GAGCAAGCTTTCGATCCGTATGAGACGCTGTCACAGGATATCCTGTCCAAACAGTTCCAGGAACACTTCAGCAACCTGATGACCCGCCCCACTGTGGCGCTACACTTCCAG TCAATTGCTGATGGCTTCAAAGAGGCGGTTCAGTATGTTCTCCCCCAGCTGATGATGGTCCCAGTGTACCACTGCCTACACTACTTTGAACTGCTGCAG CAACTGCAGGAGAGGAGTCAGGATCAGGATGACAGAGAGTGTTTGAAACAAGCCATCACAGCACTGCTTAATCTGCAGAGCAGTGTGGAACGCATCTATACCAAACACCAGCCACGCCGCAAACCAGG TGAGCCCATGCACAGGTTGTACAGCCGACACGTGCGCAGCAAACAGCTCGCCATCAAACGCATGAACGACATCCAGAAGAGCATCGACGGCTGGGAGGGAAAAGACATCGGCCAGTGCTGCAGCGAGTTCATCCTGGAGGGTCCGCTGCTCCGCGCGGGCGCCAAACACGAGCGTCACAACTTCCTCTTCGACGGCCTCATGATCAGCTGCAAGGCCAATCAGAGCTCGCGGCTCCCGGGAGCAGGCAGCGCCGCGGAGTACAGGCTGAAGGAGAAGTTCGTGTTGCGCAAATACCGCATCGTGGACCGCGACGACACGCCCGAAACGCGCCACGCCTTCGAACTGGTCGGGCGGGAAGAGAGCTGCGCCGTTTTTTGCGCCCGTTCGGCGGAAGAGAAGACCAACTGGATGGCCGCGTTGGTGACGCTGCAGTATCGCAGCACTCTGGAACGCATGTTGGACGCGGCGCTTCACGACGAGGAGCAGGCCCAACCGCTGCGTCTCCCCTCCCCCGAAATCTACCGTTTCGCCGTACAGGACTCTGAGGAGAACATTGTGTTTGAGGAGCGCGTGCAGAGTAAGACCGGCATCCCCATCATCAAAGCCGGCACGGTGGTCAAACTCATCGAGAGGCTCACCTATCACATGTATGCAG ATCCAAACTTTGTACGAACTTTTTTGACCACATACCGCTCCTTCTGCAAGCCCCAGGAGCTCCTCACGCTGCTTATTGAAAG AATCGACATCCCTGAGCCAGAGTCCACGGAGGCAGACAGTCAGGCTCTTTGGAATGGAGATCAGCCAATGGCTGAGCTCCAGAGGTTCCGCCGAGAATATGTGCAGCCTGTGCAACTCAG agtccTGAATGTTTTTCGTCAGTGGGTTGAGCACCATTTCTACGACTTTGAGAATGATCCAGAACTTCGCTGCAGACTAGAGGAATATATCACCAGCATTATCCAgttcagag GCAAATCGATGAGAAAGTGGGTGGAGTCGATCCATAAGATCATTAAACGCAAGATGCAGACGCAGTCCAATGGCATCAGTCATAACATTACCTTTGAAAGCCCTCCTCCACCTATTGAGTGGCACATCAGTCGCGTGGGTCAGGTGGAGACCTTTGACCTTATGACCCTTCACCCCATTGAGATTGCCCGTCAGCTCACGTTGCTGGAATCAGAACTCTACAG AGCGGTGCGGCCGTCTGAGCTCGTGGGCAGTGTTTGGACCAAAGAGGATAAAGAGAAAAACTCTCCCAACCTGCTTCGTATGATCCGCCACACCACCAACCTCACCCTGTGGTTTGAGAA gtGTATAGTGGAGGCTGAGAACCTAGAAGAGAGAGTGGCTGTATTTACTCGTATAATAGAAATCCTGCAAGTCTTTCAGGAGCTCAACAACTTCAATGGTGTTCTGGAAATTGTCAGTGCCATTAACTCAGTGCCTGTATACCGTCTGGACCACACTTTTGAG GCTGttccagagaggaagaggaaaattCTGGAGGAAGCTGTGGAGTTGAGTCAGGACCACTTTAAGAAATACCTGGCCAAACTCAAATCCATCAATCCTCCCTGCGTGCCTTTCTTTG GTATCTACCTGACCAACATCCttaagacagaggaagggaacCCCGACTTCCTGAAGAGCCACGGAAAAGAACTCATCAACTTCAGCAAGCGGCGGAAAGTGGCCGAGATCACGGGAGAGATCCAACAGTACCAGAACCAACCCTACTGCCTTAAAGTGGAGTCAGACATCAGG CGGTTCTTTGAGAACCTGAATCCTATGGGTAATATGAGTGAGAAGGAGTTCTCTGACTACCTGTTCAACAAGTCTCTGGAAATCGAGCCACGCAACTGCAAGCAGCCGCCACGATTC CCCAGGAAGACTCAGTACCCACTCAAATCCCCAGGCATCCGACCGGTGCGACACACATCCACCTCAGGCACATTGCGTTGTCACCCTGTGCCTCTGGAGAGGGAACCCCCACACAAGATCACCTTCAGGAGCATCGCCGAAACCGAGCCCGAGATCTCCGCCTCGGCTTCTGTGCCCACCtcccccaacacccccacccccccacagtCAGCCTCCTCtgatctcagttcagttttcatgGACCATGATCTCAGCAGCTCCTAtg gtAATAACAGCATATTTGCTCCGGTTCTCCTCCCACCCTCCA AGTCCTACTCTGCGTCGTGTGGCAGTCTACATCAGCTGGGTGATGAGCCACTCAAACCCCCTCCACTACCTCCACGCAGGAAGGATGGCTTCTCAGAA CAGAACTCCAGGTCTGACAGTCCTCCAGCCATACCACCCAGgctccctcctcctctgccccGTATCCAGCCTCGCGTGCCAGTCTACAACGGCCCCAGAGAGGGGCCTCTTCCCACACCCCCTTCCTCTTTTCCACGGGATCCCCTTCCCGACACCCCTCCTCCCGTCCCGCAGAGACCCCCCGAAATCTTCATCAACTACCCCGTCAACCTTCAGCCCTCTCCCGTGGATCGTTTCCAGTGGGAGTTCTCCAGTTTGCCCAGCCCTCCGAGTACGCAGCCGGGCACGCCCTCCCCGCGCGTGCCGCGCCGATCTTGCCCGGTCAGCGGCAGTCAGACCAGCCTGTGCCACCTGCCGCTGCCCAACACCGCGCCGCCCGTGCCGCCGAGGCACAACTCCAGCCCCCAGCTCCCCAAACTGCCCCCAAAGACGTACAAGAGGGAGCTCTCCCAGCCGCCACTCCATGCGCTCTCTTTGGTGGAGAACGCGGACAGTAGCCAATGA
- the sos2 gene encoding son of sevenless homolog 2 isoform X1, which yields MQPQQAYDFSSEENSPKWRGLFVQALRKVQLQVHPNLSAKEDALQHIEELILQLLNMLCVAQPRTISDVEERIQKTFPYPIDKWAIADAQSAIEKRKRRNPLLLPVDKIHPLLKEVLGYKIDYHVSLYIVAVLEYISADILKLAGNYVGNIRHYEISQQDIKVSMCADKVLMDMFDQDEDMGLVAQGLEEPSSSGELTYDDLVRLEIAEERQYLRELDLIIKVFRQAFLSNGKLFSAQDVEIIFSNILDIHELTVKLLGLIEDAVEMTADGSPHPLVGSCFEDLAEEQAFDPYETLSQDILSKQFQEHFSNLMTRPTVALHFQSIADGFKEAVQYVLPQLMMVPVYHCLHYFELLQQLQERSQDQDDRECLKQAITALLNLQSSVERIYTKHQPRRKPGEPMHRLYSRHVRSKQLAIKRMNDIQKSIDGWEGKDIGQCCSEFILEGPLLRAGAKHERHNFLFDGLMISCKANQSSRLPGAGSAAEYRLKEKFVLRKYRIVDRDDTPETRHAFELVGREESCAVFCARSAEEKTNWMAALVTLQYRSTLERMLDAALHDEEQAQPLRLPSPEIYRFAVQDSEENIVFEERVQSKTGIPIIKAGTVVKLIERLTYHMYADPNFVRTFLTTYRSFCKPQELLTLLIERIDIPEPESTEADSQALWNGDQPMAELQRFRREYVQPVQLRVLNVFRQWVEHHFYDFENDPELRCRLEEYITSIIQFRGKSMRKWVESIHKIIKRKMQTQSNGISHNITFESPPPPIEWHISRVGQVETFDLMTLHPIEIARQLTLLESELYRAVRPSELVGSVWTKEDKEKNSPNLLRMIRHTTNLTLWFEKCIVEAENLEERVAVFTRIIEILQVFQELNNFNGVLEIVSAINSVPVYRLDHTFEAVPERKRKILEEAVELSQDHFKKYLAKLKSINPPCVPFFGIYLTNILKTEEGNPDFLKSHGKELINFSKRRKVAEITGEIQQYQNQPYCLKVESDIRRFFENLNPMGNMSEKEFSDYLFNKSLEIEPRNCKQPPRFPRKTQYPLKSPGIRPVRHTSTSGTLRCHPVPLEREPPHKITFRSIAETEPEISASASVPTSPNTPTPPQSASSDLSSVFMDHDLSSSYGNNSIFAPVLLPPSKSYSASCGSLHQLGDEPLKPPPLPPRRKDGFSEVKQNSRSDSPPAIPPRLPPPLPRIQPRVPVYNGPREGPLPTPPSSFPRDPLPDTPPPVPQRPPEIFINYPVNLQPSPVDRFQWEFSSLPSPPSTQPGTPSPRVPRRSCPVSGSQTSLCHLPLPNTAPPVPPRHNSSPQLPKLPPKTYKRELSQPPLHALSLVENADSSQ from the exons GTGCAGCTGCAGGTGCACCCTAACCTGTCAGCTAAAGAGGATGCTCTGCAGCATATAGAGGAGCTGATCCTGCAACTACTCAACATGCTGTGTGTGGCACAGCCCCGCACCATCTCTGACGTggag gaaCGCATTCAGAAGACATTTCCATATCCCATTGATAAGTGGGCTATAGCAGATGCCCAGTCAGCCATTGAAAAACGCAAGAGAAGAAACCCTCTACTGCTACCTGTGGACAAAATACACCCCTTACTCAag GAGGTGCTGGGCTATAAGATTGACTACCATGTCTCCTTATATATCGTGGCCGTACTGGAGTATATATCAGCTGACATCCTCAAACTGGCCGGGAACTATGTGGGAAACATTCGCCACTACGAAATCAGTCAACAAGACATCAAAGTGTCCATGTGCGCAGACAAG GTCTTAATGGACATGTTTGACCAGGATGAGGACATGGGACTGGTCGCTCAGGGCTTGGAGGAGCCGTCCTCGTCAGGTGAGCTGACCTACGACGACCTGGTGCGGCTGGAGATCGCGGAGGAGCGACAGTACCTCCGAGAACTCGACCTCATCATCAAAGTGTTCCGCCAGGCGTTCCTGTCCAACGGCAAACTCTTCAGCGCGCAG gatgtgGAGATAATCTTTAGTAATATCTTGGACATCCATGAGCTGACGGTGAAGTTGCTGGGTCTGATAGAGGATGCTGTAGAGATGACTGCAGACGGCAGTCCTCATCCTTTGGTGGGCAGCTGCTTTGAAGACCTGGCAGAG GAGCAAGCTTTCGATCCGTATGAGACGCTGTCACAGGATATCCTGTCCAAACAGTTCCAGGAACACTTCAGCAACCTGATGACCCGCCCCACTGTGGCGCTACACTTCCAG TCAATTGCTGATGGCTTCAAAGAGGCGGTTCAGTATGTTCTCCCCCAGCTGATGATGGTCCCAGTGTACCACTGCCTACACTACTTTGAACTGCTGCAG CAACTGCAGGAGAGGAGTCAGGATCAGGATGACAGAGAGTGTTTGAAACAAGCCATCACAGCACTGCTTAATCTGCAGAGCAGTGTGGAACGCATCTATACCAAACACCAGCCACGCCGCAAACCAGG TGAGCCCATGCACAGGTTGTACAGCCGACACGTGCGCAGCAAACAGCTCGCCATCAAACGCATGAACGACATCCAGAAGAGCATCGACGGCTGGGAGGGAAAAGACATCGGCCAGTGCTGCAGCGAGTTCATCCTGGAGGGTCCGCTGCTCCGCGCGGGCGCCAAACACGAGCGTCACAACTTCCTCTTCGACGGCCTCATGATCAGCTGCAAGGCCAATCAGAGCTCGCGGCTCCCGGGAGCAGGCAGCGCCGCGGAGTACAGGCTGAAGGAGAAGTTCGTGTTGCGCAAATACCGCATCGTGGACCGCGACGACACGCCCGAAACGCGCCACGCCTTCGAACTGGTCGGGCGGGAAGAGAGCTGCGCCGTTTTTTGCGCCCGTTCGGCGGAAGAGAAGACCAACTGGATGGCCGCGTTGGTGACGCTGCAGTATCGCAGCACTCTGGAACGCATGTTGGACGCGGCGCTTCACGACGAGGAGCAGGCCCAACCGCTGCGTCTCCCCTCCCCCGAAATCTACCGTTTCGCCGTACAGGACTCTGAGGAGAACATTGTGTTTGAGGAGCGCGTGCAGAGTAAGACCGGCATCCCCATCATCAAAGCCGGCACGGTGGTCAAACTCATCGAGAGGCTCACCTATCACATGTATGCAG ATCCAAACTTTGTACGAACTTTTTTGACCACATACCGCTCCTTCTGCAAGCCCCAGGAGCTCCTCACGCTGCTTATTGAAAG AATCGACATCCCTGAGCCAGAGTCCACGGAGGCAGACAGTCAGGCTCTTTGGAATGGAGATCAGCCAATGGCTGAGCTCCAGAGGTTCCGCCGAGAATATGTGCAGCCTGTGCAACTCAG agtccTGAATGTTTTTCGTCAGTGGGTTGAGCACCATTTCTACGACTTTGAGAATGATCCAGAACTTCGCTGCAGACTAGAGGAATATATCACCAGCATTATCCAgttcagag GCAAATCGATGAGAAAGTGGGTGGAGTCGATCCATAAGATCATTAAACGCAAGATGCAGACGCAGTCCAATGGCATCAGTCATAACATTACCTTTGAAAGCCCTCCTCCACCTATTGAGTGGCACATCAGTCGCGTGGGTCAGGTGGAGACCTTTGACCTTATGACCCTTCACCCCATTGAGATTGCCCGTCAGCTCACGTTGCTGGAATCAGAACTCTACAG AGCGGTGCGGCCGTCTGAGCTCGTGGGCAGTGTTTGGACCAAAGAGGATAAAGAGAAAAACTCTCCCAACCTGCTTCGTATGATCCGCCACACCACCAACCTCACCCTGTGGTTTGAGAA gtGTATAGTGGAGGCTGAGAACCTAGAAGAGAGAGTGGCTGTATTTACTCGTATAATAGAAATCCTGCAAGTCTTTCAGGAGCTCAACAACTTCAATGGTGTTCTGGAAATTGTCAGTGCCATTAACTCAGTGCCTGTATACCGTCTGGACCACACTTTTGAG GCTGttccagagaggaagaggaaaattCTGGAGGAAGCTGTGGAGTTGAGTCAGGACCACTTTAAGAAATACCTGGCCAAACTCAAATCCATCAATCCTCCCTGCGTGCCTTTCTTTG GTATCTACCTGACCAACATCCttaagacagaggaagggaacCCCGACTTCCTGAAGAGCCACGGAAAAGAACTCATCAACTTCAGCAAGCGGCGGAAAGTGGCCGAGATCACGGGAGAGATCCAACAGTACCAGAACCAACCCTACTGCCTTAAAGTGGAGTCAGACATCAGG CGGTTCTTTGAGAACCTGAATCCTATGGGTAATATGAGTGAGAAGGAGTTCTCTGACTACCTGTTCAACAAGTCTCTGGAAATCGAGCCACGCAACTGCAAGCAGCCGCCACGATTC CCCAGGAAGACTCAGTACCCACTCAAATCCCCAGGCATCCGACCGGTGCGACACACATCCACCTCAGGCACATTGCGTTGTCACCCTGTGCCTCTGGAGAGGGAACCCCCACACAAGATCACCTTCAGGAGCATCGCCGAAACCGAGCCCGAGATCTCCGCCTCGGCTTCTGTGCCCACCtcccccaacacccccacccccccacagtCAGCCTCCTCtgatctcagttcagttttcatgGACCATGATCTCAGCAGCTCCTAtg gtAATAACAGCATATTTGCTCCGGTTCTCCTCCCACCCTCCA AGTCCTACTCTGCGTCGTGTGGCAGTCTACATCAGCTGGGTGATGAGCCACTCAAACCCCCTCCACTACCTCCACGCAGGAAGGATGGCTTCTCAGAAgtcaag CAGAACTCCAGGTCTGACAGTCCTCCAGCCATACCACCCAGgctccctcctcctctgccccGTATCCAGCCTCGCGTGCCAGTCTACAACGGCCCCAGAGAGGGGCCTCTTCCCACACCCCCTTCCTCTTTTCCACGGGATCCCCTTCCCGACACCCCTCCTCCCGTCCCGCAGAGACCCCCCGAAATCTTCATCAACTACCCCGTCAACCTTCAGCCCTCTCCCGTGGATCGTTTCCAGTGGGAGTTCTCCAGTTTGCCCAGCCCTCCGAGTACGCAGCCGGGCACGCCCTCCCCGCGCGTGCCGCGCCGATCTTGCCCGGTCAGCGGCAGTCAGACCAGCCTGTGCCACCTGCCGCTGCCCAACACCGCGCCGCCCGTGCCGCCGAGGCACAACTCCAGCCCCCAGCTCCCCAAACTGCCCCCAAAGACGTACAAGAGGGAGCTCTCCCAGCCGCCACTCCATGCGCTCTCTTTGGTGGAGAACGCGGACAGTAGCCAATGA